The following DNA comes from Erigeron canadensis isolate Cc75 chromosome 3, C_canadensis_v1, whole genome shotgun sequence.
AAAAGTTGAGCTCACGTTTTGATTCGAGGCACAATTACATTCCTGCCAATTAGACGTTGCAAAATATGCCTACATTCATGGTCACATGGTCTCTCGACACAAAAGGATATTCAATAGTTGGAGAGTTAGACCAGGTATTCCTAATTGGCTAATTATAATAACTCGGCAAGTTGGCATGTCTTAATACAAAATATGACACCTTtaaattgtaattatatatttattttagttggAAAATTAATTTTACTTTCTGTTTTCATTGAAAATTTGTTCggaaaaaagtaattaaatttatttttttgtttttcatgtgTTTTTTCTTGGAAATTTTTCTAGATAAATACTCGCAACTTTTTACAATTAAACGAACCATAAACTTTGGTATCTGCAATATATGTGTTGGGCTACATGGCAGTAATGCATGTCActagtgttttttgttttatttatattttttttaaatttttgatggGCAAATTTCACTAGTTTTGATGGTAGGAAATTTTTTGATAGACAAATGTTTCATACATGTTACGATCTCATCTTAATCCGTTGGTTACTTGATCATGTTACATTGAATATGGCAAGACCAAAGATCACTTATTATATTAAACGAGATGTTTCCTTTTAAACATCCTACAATAAGTAACTTAAGATCAAAGATCATTTGATAAATACCTCGAAAagatatttacttttatacatcctcctaaattaaaattttcattaagaattatttaaaaatatcacATTTAAACACGATTcttgtttttcatattaaaaaaaatatttgaaaagaaCACATATAATTTTCTACCACTAAATGATGGGAGGTGATATTCATACCACAACAATTAATGAATCTACCATAACTGCGTAATACATATTTGTACAGTATGTTGTGAAACttgtacattgtggtacatTTATCTTATTTTGTCATACATTTATCATTTCCTTATCACATTTAAACACGATTcttgtttttcatattaaaaaaaatatttaaaaagaaaacacataTAATTTTCTACCACTAAATGAGGGGAGGTGATATTCATATCACAACAATTAATGAATCTATCATAACTGCGTAATACATATTTGTACAGTATGTTGTGAAACTTGTACACTATGATACACTTATCCTATTTTGTGGTACATTTATCATTACCCCTAAATGAGTCATAAATAATCATATCTTGAACAAATTtctatttaataatttaagtCAGATAGACATACATGAAGATTGAAGAAAGGTATGCAATACAATCATAGTCATTAGTGCGGTTCTAAAATCATGATCATATAGTAATGGGTTCCATTAATGACTAGTCATATGATCGAGCTATTATTAACGTGTATAAATAGTTGTAATTCATCataagatttaaaatttaaaagatgaaattttgatatcaaagatataatttttatatatatatattaacaaaaacttttaagatTGTGGTAACCATTTTactataatacgagtaatattgctgaaatcaaaccttttgaaaaataatattgCACCACATTTTTTAGGTGTGATGATTGACTGATTGTCATATAGTAGTGCCGCTTGGATGTCAAAAGTCAAAGTCTTTGAAAGAGAGATAAATGTCATGTTGAAATATTCAATTTCATAAGCATTGACAATACAAGTTCAAGTTCATATTTGAGTATCAAAAATCTACTTTTGGCCTTAAATTCATGAAGAGAAAATAGCAACGCAATGTGGGTCTAGAATCATTTTTGTCGACTATATATTACCTTTTTAGCAATATGATTTGTTTATCCTTCTTTAAAGAGCCAATCATGTATGACGAGAgtaagtatccgcgcgttgagACAGTGAGATAGTAGGGGTAATAGCtagatcatagagtgtgatatgtcatagagtatgatagtcaaatgccttagccgtatgggctccgccctcagatttaaaaattcgtcgaaagtatatcgaataacatctctaatgaaagagcatgaaattttaagaacacccatataacttttataatttatcgatgtacagtttttgaaagaaaagattttgaatgaattaaaggaaaaaatgatttatgttggagagaaaaaaaaatgattagttgagaacttgaaatttgaggagagagaaaaggtattatagttattttaggtaaatataaaatagatagagGGGCCATTTGGacctttttctttataatatagtcatatatagatatagatatatgtacaaCGGGAAAATATGTGTAGCAAAATAGAGGGGCCAGCCGATAGAACGCATAGGGTTGAGCTAAATCGTAATAACTTCTTTTGAGTTTTTCTAATACGTGTACACATAGAGACGAGATGGAACAcattaaacaaaagtaaaaCCTTTTATAAATTCTACTATTTCAgaattaaagatattttttcTGGCTTATTTCAATGCACTAGAACATGTGTTTTGTTGACCCAAACCCATTATGTAAAAGCTAAATAATTAAGCTTAACCTATTTGTTCTGGATCCTTACTCTTGGTAGGTCGGAGGTCATTCTCTAGAAACGGCATCTCTATTATAGGCAAGAGTAAGACTGTTTACATCTCACCTTCTTCATACATTGTTATTGAGTCCCATAACCCATAAAAGACAATATAGGTACTTATTGTTTAGAACACCATTTTATCTAACTCCTATGCTTAAATTACACGTGTTACGTGTACCTGGAACAGTATTGGTATTACACTATTACCTTACTTTAGAGTATTACTAAGTCAACTATATAAACTACTACAAAGCAAAGTACGTTTGAGAAATGCTGCCTGTCAACATGCAAATATTTTCTTTGTTCATATTTGTCTCCACAATCTTTACTTTCATCTTAACCTCCACAGCCATAAGCACAATTACTCCAAACCAAAACATAACTGATGGCCAAACCATTACTTCAGATGATGAAACCTTCAAAATGGGCTTTTTCAGTCCTTCTAATAGTTCAAGAAACCGGTATTTTGGTATATGGTACAACAAGATATCAGTCATGACGGTTGTATGGGTTGCCAATAGAGAAACTCCGATTCTTGACAATTCAGGTGTGTTGCTGCTTAATAACAAAGGAACTCTAATGCTCGTTAATCGTACTAATAGCATTATTTGGTCATCAAACTCGTCCATAACACGAGGAAATGATAAAGTAGCACAGCTTCTGGATACAGGAAATCTAGTGATCAGAAATACGAATGATATTGATAACGAAAATTACTTGTGGCAAAGTTTTGATTACATAGGTGATACATCCCTGCCAGGCATGAAGTTTGGGAAGGATTTTGTTAGAGGTATAGATAAGTATTTAACTTCATGGAAGAGTGTTGATGATCCATCTATAGGCGAGTATACAAATCGATTCGATTATAATGGTTACCCTCAAGTTTTTTTGAGAAAAGGTTCTGAAGTGAAGCATAGGTCCGGGCCTTGGAATGGGTTGAGGTTTAGTGGAATGCCAAATTTGAAACCGAATGATATTTATACATTCGGGTTTGAGTTTAATGAAAAggaaatttattataaatatgagCTTTTTAATAAATCTGTTGTGTCTAGGATGATTTTAACTCCAGCTGGCTTGATACAACGGCTTATATGGGTTGAGCGGACTAAAGAATGGGTGGTTTATGTGACTGGGCAGATGGATGATTGTGACCGTTATGGATTATGTGGTCCGAATGGCATTTGTAACATTAATAATTCCCCTGCTTGTGGGTGTTGGAATGGGTTTGAGCCAAAGTTTTCAGAAGAGTGGGGAAGGGCAGATTGGTCAAACGGGTGCACGAGGAGAGTTGAGCTGAACTGTTCGCGCGGAGATGGATTTGTGAAGCATTCTAATGTGAAGTTGCCAGATACGCGAAAGACTTGGTTTAACGTGAGCATGAATCTTGAAGAATGCGAGAAAGAATGTCGGAAGAGCTGTAATTGTACAGCTTATGCAAATTTAGATGTTATGACTGGAACTGGATGCTTGATTTGGTCAGAGGATCTGGTTGATATCAGAACTTATGCTGAAAACGGGCAAGATATTTATGTACGAATGGCTGCTGCAGAGTTATGTAAGTCACAATTTCATCCTATCTCGTCAAcatggcaaaatgggtgggagGCAGGTCAAAGCGGGTTTGAGTAAGATATATGTAATCTATTTACAGATAGTTACAATTGCAAATATGATAAGTAGAAACAAATCTACATTATCTCAACAAATATTTATCTCTTTCAATTAATGGTTTAGGATGTTTTACGCTTACAATATGTTTTGGGCTTCTTTTGACCCGTTTCATGTCAATCTATTTTCAACGTGCCCCCTTGCATCAATATGTAAAATTCCAAAATTGTTAACTTAGAAATATGCAACAGATAGAAATGCTAAAGCGAAGAGAAGAGTGAGGATCATAGTCATTCCTATAGTCGTGGGTGTGACTGTGCTGCTTGGTATATGCCTGTTTGTTTACAtgaggatgaagaagaagaagaagaagaaaggtaAGGCCTCTGACTAGAGGTGGAAACATGGTCAGGTCAGGTAGTTAACGGGTCAAATAAGCAAGTCTTTTGGTTCAAGTAAAAATAAGCCAGGCCAGGGAAGAATTCTATACTAAGAGAGTGACAAATATAGTtgcaaaaactaaaattttcaataGTGGTCTACTTCTAAGTTCTAACTTGGAATGAAACAAAATGATTGAAGAGGTGATACATGTTTAGAAACTTCTGCCATATCCAAGACCCCTAACTTACTTACTAACCAATTGATGAGGACAAAATTGAAGAGTTAGTTGACAGGTTtaataatgatgatgtcatcattagGAGGCAAGGAActttgatgacatcatcattccaAAAAGAGTCTAATTGATTTTGAGTTCAAAGTTGGACGAAATTCacataattgatgtaaaacaGGCTACCGGTCAATATTTGCTACAGACCCCTGCCCTTTTTTTAAACACATCTTCTAATTTGTGGGCTATATTCAGTAGTTTCATTATCCATTTTTAATTACTATCAAATAAAGAATGGTTAGCAGTTGTTTCCTAATCATCTTAGTCTCAAATCCGGAAAGCACTAAGGTCAGAATTTTACTTTTACAGGGTTAAGTCGTGTTGTTCGTATTGGCAATGCGAATGAGGGGGGAGACTGGGAGCTGCCATTGTTTGACTTCAACACATTAGCCAATGCAACAAACAACTTTTCACATAGCTGTAAGCTTGGAGAAGGTGGTTATGGGGCTGTCTACAAGGTAATACTACTCATAAAAACAGCTTCAATATATGCATCTATGTTTTAAGATCCAAAT
Coding sequences within:
- the LOC122592309 gene encoding G-type lectin S-receptor-like serine/threonine-protein kinase At4g27290, whose amino-acid sequence is MKFGKDFVRGIDKYLTSWKSVDDPSIGEYTNRFDYNGYPQVFLRKGSEVKHRSGPWNGLRFSGMPNLKPNDIYTFGFEFNEKEIYYKYELFNKSVVSRMILTPAGLIQRLIWVERTKEWVVYVTGQMDDCDRYGLCGPNGICNINNSPACGCWNGFEPKFSEEWGRADWSNGCTRRVELNCSRGDGFVKHSNVKLPDTRKTWFNVSMNLEECEKECRKSCNCTAYANLDVMTGTGCLIWSEDLVDIRTYAENGQDIYVRMAAAELCKSQFHPISSTWQNGWEADWELPLFDFNTLANATNNFSHSCKLGEGGYGAVYKGMLEDGKEIAVKRHSRESNQGLDEFMNEVQCIAKLQHRNLVKLLGCCIEEGERMLIYEYMPNLSLNYFIFDEGKRKSLDWSNRYSIIIGIARGLLYLHQDSRLRIIHRDLKASNILLDKDMNPRISDFGLARSMEGSITKGNTRRVMGTYGYMAPEYTIDGIYSIKSDVFSFGVLVLEIVSGKKNRGFHHTDHDLNLLGHAWRLYQEGKQLELIDGTIKDSYVQSQVNRAIHIGLLCVQKYPEVRPDMPMVVLMLASEIPLPEPVEPGFFTERKPHEGKSPSTNQSSYNHISITYVQPR